In the Geobacter sp. FeAm09 genome, one interval contains:
- a CDS encoding PIN domain-containing protein has product MTTASATVTSRGQVTLPRVVREAIGDSKAIEFQVNGNIITVQPIPDMAGGWRSTPKISRICRGPRYAIRSGQRLPMTKHPDSLIDANAVLIYVLGNRPDVAEAVKSVFDGLRSGEKAALLLESVLVECVYVLQKRYEVPKAEIVKHLDGILRYPGVVNQDKADLREALKLYGENSLDIVDCVLVAKSRIGGLEIVSFDGSLKKLKKKVR; this is encoded by the coding sequence ATGACTACAGCATCTGCGACTGTAACCAGCCGAGGGCAGGTAACTCTCCCCCGTGTAGTACGCGAGGCGATCGGCGATAGCAAGGCGATTGAATTCCAGGTCAACGGCAACATCATCACGGTACAGCCAATTCCGGATATGGCCGGGGGCTGGCGAAGTACGCCAAAAATAAGCCGGATTTGCCGTGGGCCGAGATACGCGATCAGGTCTGGACAGAGGTTGCCAATGACAAAGCATCCCGATAGTCTCATTGACGCCAACGCGGTTCTGATCTACGTTTTAGGTAACCGGCCCGATGTAGCAGAGGCTGTAAAGTCGGTTTTTGATGGCTTACGATCAGGGGAGAAGGCCGCTTTGTTACTCGAAAGCGTCTTGGTCGAGTGTGTTTATGTGCTTCAGAAACGCTATGAAGTCCCGAAGGCTGAAATAGTCAAGCATCTGGACGGGATTTTGCGGTATCCAGGCGTCGTCAACCAGGACAAGGCCGATTTGCGGGAGGCGTTGAAACTCTACGGGGAAAACAGCCTAGATATTGTCGATTGCGTCCTGGTTGCCAAATCCCGAATAGGCGGACTGGAGATCGTTTCCTTTGACGGATCGCTGAAAAAGCTCAAGAAAAAGGTTCGCTGA
- a CDS encoding type IV secretion system DNA-binding domain-containing protein — protein sequence MADRNGYQKVDPGIGQKMWDRNVHLTLERYFHAFFFSFLAWLVSWGGIVVLTTPRGAEGVIGVALFVFRGLYYGIFSVFYPDYKMTFQGKDFAAIWLYESAVKAGLWHLVLRFFSCGAFALVPAWLVYLRMQFAYKEEAEKLETLKHVGGTSLDDEKKIMSKMARMNKEQPNRGHVATLPLAANLFLSKCNEVFGTLIVGAPGAGKTVLISHMLEKLKSMPVYRVIAYTFKGDFVERFYDPGRGDIIFNAFDLRSLRLNVFDLIRNSTDFLRVATILIPEPKGQADPFWTTAARDCFAAMLNYCYMRGEEFRNNAEVWSVLCYTRQEILLKVAPYFGSEETLKYFSDEKLASNVSAVIAGYTGIFKFLPRQCDKFDMKKWLEGKGGNGWIFITNHEDLSAVLKPWLTLFVDCLVSAHLSLPDSYERRVVYELDELNTLHATVGGTIHKLAITGRSKGAVPILGFQGLAGMEKTLGREVARDVCNAMGNSMFLRVGSDPETAKWMSDVISDTVFIESEISNTYKTGDTPEGGSVRQVRKTEKLAPAAEFLNVLPSLEGYARLAEYGVTKAHVDYVARPVLHEAFVPRPDLDLAAVEMEVAAAQARLKAAESQATTAPTDPAAGSKPVNL from the coding sequence ATGGCTGACCGTAATGGTTATCAAAAAGTTGATCCTGGCATTGGACAGAAAATGTGGGACCGCAATGTTCACTTAACCCTCGAACGTTACTTCCATGCATTCTTTTTTTCGTTTCTGGCGTGGTTAGTTTCGTGGGGGGGAATCGTTGTTCTGACAACGCCGCGTGGTGCCGAAGGGGTGATCGGCGTGGCGTTGTTTGTGTTTCGAGGGCTCTATTACGGCATCTTCAGTGTGTTTTACCCGGATTACAAAATGACATTTCAGGGTAAGGATTTTGCGGCCATCTGGCTTTATGAGTCAGCCGTCAAAGCGGGTCTTTGGCATCTTGTCTTGCGTTTTTTCTCTTGTGGAGCATTTGCGCTGGTGCCTGCTTGGCTGGTTTATCTCAGGATGCAGTTTGCATACAAGGAGGAAGCGGAAAAGCTCGAAACGTTGAAGCACGTTGGCGGCACTTCCCTTGACGATGAAAAGAAGATTATGTCGAAGATGGCACGTATGAATAAGGAACAGCCAAACCGGGGACATGTCGCCACGCTTCCGCTGGCGGCAAATCTGTTCCTCAGCAAGTGCAACGAAGTTTTCGGCACCTTGATCGTCGGAGCGCCCGGCGCAGGGAAAACGGTACTGATATCCCACATGCTGGAAAAACTGAAATCAATGCCTGTTTACCGAGTCATCGCTTACACATTCAAGGGTGACTTCGTGGAGCGCTTCTATGACCCTGGCAGGGGAGATATCATCTTCAATGCTTTCGACCTGCGTAGCCTGCGTCTCAACGTCTTTGACCTGATCCGCAATTCAACGGATTTCCTCCGCGTTGCGACGATCTTGATCCCTGAGCCGAAGGGTCAAGCGGACCCTTTCTGGACCACTGCGGCCAGGGACTGTTTCGCGGCCATGCTGAACTACTGTTACATGCGCGGGGAAGAGTTCCGAAACAATGCTGAGGTCTGGAGCGTCCTGTGCTACACACGCCAGGAAATTCTGTTGAAGGTGGCCCCTTACTTCGGGTCGGAGGAGACGCTGAAGTATTTCTCTGATGAGAAACTCGCTTCAAACGTTTCTGCAGTCATCGCCGGGTATACCGGGATCTTCAAGTTCCTGCCTCGGCAGTGCGACAAGTTCGATATGAAGAAGTGGTTGGAGGGGAAGGGAGGAAACGGCTGGATTTTCATCACGAACCACGAAGATCTTTCGGCAGTGCTCAAGCCGTGGCTTACCCTGTTCGTGGATTGCTTGGTTTCCGCCCACCTGTCGTTGCCTGACAGCTACGAGCGCCGGGTGGTTTACGAGTTGGACGAACTGAACACGCTCCACGCTACCGTTGGCGGTACCATCCATAAATTGGCGATTACCGGCCGGAGCAAAGGGGCCGTACCGATCCTTGGCTTCCAGGGACTTGCAGGGATGGAGAAGACCCTCGGTAGAGAGGTGGCCCGTGATGTTTGTAATGCCATGGGCAACAGTATGTTTCTCCGGGTCGGGTCGGACCCCGAAACCGCCAAATGGATGAGCGATGTAATCTCCGACACAGTCTTTATCGAGAGCGAAATTTCGAACACCTACAAGACCGGCGACACCCCTGAAGGCGGCTCTGTCCGACAAGTCCGTAAGACGGAAAAACTTGCCCCGGCGGCGGAATTTTTGAATGTCTTGCCGAGCCTGGAAGGTTATGCGCGGCTCGCGGAATACGGCGTGACGAAGGCCCATGTCGATTACGTCGCTCGGCCGGTTTTACACGAAGCCTTTGTGCCGCGCCCCGATCTCGATCTTGCTGCCGTCGAGATGGAGGTTGCCGCAGCGCAGGCCCGCCTCA